The Candidatus Thermoplasmatota archaeon genome includes a region encoding these proteins:
- a CDS encoding carbon monoxide dehydrogenase: protein MGKSTFSALTVRHLHESTGDVVLAVDADPNSNLGAKLDSEPGRTLGDLREEIVSRGEEPPDGVSKQDYIDYQVRLALKEGNGFDMLTMGRQEGPGCYCYINNMLRTFLDSITAKYSYVVIDNEAGMEHLSRRTTRAPNVLFILCDRSKASLDAAKRIAALAQEMKIKAARKALVFNLLDESAHAPQVKAVAGFDAVYGVRMSRAIQARMAEAESLMDIPSTDLAFADVSKAIEAERKRD from the coding sequence GTGGGCAAGAGTACGTTCTCCGCACTGACAGTCAGGCATCTTCACGAGTCCACGGGCGATGTGGTCCTTGCGGTCGATGCGGACCCGAACTCCAACCTAGGGGCGAAACTCGACTCGGAGCCGGGGAGGACCCTCGGGGATCTGAGGGAGGAGATCGTTTCGAGGGGCGAGGAGCCCCCTGATGGCGTGTCGAAGCAGGATTACATCGACTACCAGGTCAGGCTCGCGCTCAAGGAGGGCAACGGGTTCGACATGCTCACCATGGGAAGGCAGGAGGGCCCCGGATGCTACTGCTACATCAACAACATGCTCAGGACATTCCTCGACTCGATCACGGCCAAGTACAGCTACGTGGTGATAGACAACGAGGCGGGCATGGAGCACCTGAGCAGGAGGACCACGCGCGCTCCCAACGTGCTGTTCATCCTCTGCGACAGGTCGAAGGCCTCGCTCGATGCGGCCAAGAGGATCGCTGCTCTGGCACAGGAGATGAAGATCAAGGCGGCGAGGAAGGCGCTCGTGTTCAATCTCCTCGACGAATCGGCGCACGCCCCCCAGGTCAAGGCGGTTGCAGGGTTCGACGCTGTCTACGGCGTCCGGATGTCCCGGGCGATCCAGGCTCGGATGGCAGAGGCCGAATCCCTGATGGACATACCGAGCACGGATCTCGCTTTCGCCGATGTGTCAAAGGCGATCGAGGCCGAGAGGAAGCGCGACTGA
- a CDS encoding DUF3786 domain-containing protein → MLGKSNYDDVLKAAWSKATLHDLNMLATNSGASVRKGTKHLILRMIDRDCVVDFGAKTMRYADAKGADVSQHLQILILHYLEGSGRAQVANRLVTFREFDGGAIYYPAFKARAIDPVVKEFGEKADLLRHIGDALRAEPIEVGTVSLKAHFFPKVPVVVILWQGDEEVASSANVLFDANAGKIMATEDLSLVGGTLTRRLIQLART, encoded by the coding sequence TTGCTCGGCAAATCTAACTATGACGATGTTCTCAAGGCTGCTTGGTCGAAGGCGACCCTCCATGACCTGAACATGCTGGCGACCAACTCGGGTGCAAGCGTCAGGAAGGGGACGAAGCATCTGATCCTTCGCATGATCGACAGGGACTGTGTGGTCGATTTTGGTGCCAAGACCATGAGATATGCCGACGCCAAGGGCGCGGATGTCAGCCAGCACCTGCAGATTCTCATCCTTCACTATCTAGAAGGCTCGGGACGTGCGCAGGTGGCCAACAGACTTGTGACCTTCCGCGAGTTCGATGGCGGGGCCATCTACTACCCGGCCTTCAAGGCCAGGGCCATCGATCCAGTGGTGAAGGAGTTCGGCGAGAAGGCCGACCTCCTGAGGCACATCGGCGATGCTCTCAGGGCGGAGCCGATCGAGGTGGGCACCGTGAGTCTCAAGGCGCACTTCTTCCCAAAGGTGCCGGTCGTCGTCATCCTCTGGCAGGGAGACGAGGAGGTCGCCTCCTCGGCAAATGTGCTTTTCGACGCGAACGCTGGCAAGATCATGGCTACAGAGGATCTATCCCTCGTCGGAGGGACGCTCACCCGGCGCCTCATCCAGCTGGCCAGAACGTAG
- a CDS encoding DMT family transporter, which yields MVFAKISKRVAYGLMALAAVMWATSGTFTVLAIDAGAGVMQVTVFTTVITAIILVPLIATFDPKSLRIKAEDFLPFLAFSIITGTFFAIAWYMCVDLTSVATAVILLYAYPSIVTVASVFLLKEGLSPQKALALPLTFVGAVLVAGAQEFEEGFSFNLVGIALGIYAAFGAAVYYIWGKKFLGKYSANTVILYMTVLSIPGLVIIANPFELLKNAISMEGWLYIIALGFFPGTVGFVVSMVALKHIEASKASIVASIEPVAAVIIAVVVLLEAVNGLQIIGVVLVFAGVILLRMAWRKKGVETTLEDVPVILEK from the coding sequence TTGGTTTTCGCGAAGATATCAAAGAGGGTCGCTTATGGCCTCATGGCGCTCGCAGCCGTGATGTGGGCCACATCCGGAACCTTCACGGTGCTCGCCATCGACGCTGGTGCAGGCGTCATGCAGGTCACGGTGTTCACGACAGTGATCACCGCAATCATACTCGTCCCCCTGATTGCCACCTTCGACCCCAAATCGCTCAGAATAAAAGCAGAGGATTTCCTTCCGTTCCTTGCATTCAGTATCATCACAGGAACATTCTTCGCCATAGCGTGGTACATGTGCGTTGACCTGACATCGGTGGCGACAGCCGTCATACTCCTGTACGCGTATCCGAGCATAGTCACGGTCGCGTCGGTGTTCCTGCTCAAGGAGGGACTGTCGCCGCAGAAGGCGCTCGCACTCCCCCTCACATTCGTGGGGGCAGTGCTCGTGGCCGGAGCGCAGGAATTCGAGGAGGGGTTCTCCTTCAACTTGGTGGGCATCGCTCTCGGAATCTACGCCGCTTTCGGAGCTGCGGTCTACTACATCTGGGGCAAGAAGTTCTTGGGGAAGTACTCAGCGAACACGGTGATCCTGTACATGACCGTGCTTTCGATCCCTGGTCTGGTGATAATAGCCAACCCCTTTGAGCTATTGAAGAACGCCATATCGATGGAGGGCTGGCTGTACATTATCGCCCTCGGTTTCTTCCCCGGAACGGTTGGATTCGTTGTCTCAATGGTCGCCTTGAAACACATCGAAGCCAGCAAAGCGAGCATCGTGGCGAGCATCGAACCAGTTGCGGCCGTGATCATTGCGGTCGTCGTGCTCCTCGAGGCCGTGAACGGACTCCAGATCATCGGCGTCGTACTGGTATTCGCCGGAGTAATCCTGCTCAGAATGGCTTGGAGAAAGAAGGGAGTCGAAACAACCCTGGAGGATGTTCCGGTCATCCTGGAGAAATGA
- a CDS encoding RAD55 family ATPase, producing MMIARVPSGIPGLDRLFQGGFPSNSTIALRAEPSNPTEYFQQQFIAEGLKHGFPAVYCCLSRPAANVIRSFKHQGFDIVEQVANDQLVFLDCYSMHKRTSAMGVDQAIQKKIISVTEVDDEKMLQDGLATAVERIPNLKGLRAVCESVPGTLTSRTAVEVMRWGRKAFGDLRAFETVTLHTFPLGVREELFGLMAHDFDGVIEIRVDRTTEHVRYYLSIQKMRMTEIPLRMFELQMESGILSLKTTVQKIT from the coding sequence ATGATGATCGCGCGTGTGCCAAGCGGCATCCCTGGTCTCGACAGGCTCTTCCAGGGAGGCTTCCCATCGAACTCCACGATCGCTCTGAGAGCCGAGCCTTCGAACCCTACCGAGTACTTCCAGCAGCAGTTCATCGCCGAGGGCCTGAAGCACGGGTTCCCGGCGGTCTATTGCTGCCTATCAAGACCTGCAGCCAACGTTATCAGGAGTTTCAAGCACCAGGGATTCGACATCGTCGAACAGGTCGCCAACGACCAACTGGTATTTCTCGACTGCTACTCAATGCACAAACGCACTTCTGCAATGGGAGTGGACCAGGCGATCCAGAAGAAAATAATCTCCGTCACCGAGGTGGACGATGAGAAGATGCTCCAGGACGGCCTCGCCACGGCAGTGGAGAGGATCCCGAACTTGAAAGGGCTGCGGGCTGTCTGTGAGAGCGTTCCTGGAACGCTCACGAGCAGGACCGCGGTCGAAGTCATGAGATGGGGCAGAAAGGCATTCGGAGACCTGAGAGCCTTCGAAACCGTTACGCTGCACACGTTCCCTCTAGGAGTGCGCGAAGAGCTGTTCGGGCTCATGGCCCACGACTTCGACGGCGTGATCGAGATAAGAGTGGACCGAACGACGGAGCATGTTAGATACTACCTGAGCATCCAGAAGATGCGGATGACCGAGATCCCGTTGAGAATGTTCGAGCTCCAGATGGAGAGCGGGATACTCTCGCTCAAGACGACCGTTCAAAAAATCACTTGA
- a CDS encoding DUF4445 domain-containing protein — MVDEAGKRRFRVAFVPDGAAVDVAPGTTILDACRAVGIPIDAVCGGEGKCGRCKVRPKGKFEADASPLLTADDLRSGVVLACASHAKGDLTVEVLPRSRVGKHQILTRTVVEVSRSLSPWVRKRSIKLPPASISDNVADLERLWRGLKRKNICMPLDTLRSLPGTIRQGDWKVTASVSELDFAHEITRVEPGDKTGRLLGIALDIGTTTVVVELVDLTDGTVLGSASDYNKQVSRGEDVIARMMYAEEKGMDELTSLVRGTINERISRLLEDETKRSGIATEPEDIVAVSVAGNTIMSQLFVGLETRNIRLEPYVPVAHHIPCLHGGEVGLRTNPAAKVLLFPSRAGYVGGDVVADVLASGMHRSGKLTLLIDVGTNGEIVLGGKDWMVACSCSAGPAFEGGEVSCGMRAMDGAIDRIRVNDNLSTSYHVLGEKTPAGICGSGLIDLLAEMYAKGIIDRKARIQDVGDRRVRGTDSGLEYVIEWKNKLGKGASSDLAVTDADLQNLLRTKAAIYGACSVLLKKTETFREQVDGVVIAGGFGFHLDIGRAISIGMFPDLPQKKYRFIGNGALGGARLALLSGRRRKEALDIFDMMTYFELSVDNAFYNEFSAALFIPHTDLSRFPSSSGGAHKEASS; from the coding sequence ATGGTCGACGAGGCCGGGAAGAGGAGGTTCAGAGTCGCGTTCGTCCCGGACGGAGCGGCTGTTGACGTGGCACCAGGAACGACAATCCTGGACGCCTGCAGAGCCGTGGGCATCCCCATCGACGCCGTATGCGGAGGAGAGGGGAAGTGCGGGAGGTGCAAGGTAAGGCCGAAAGGCAAGTTCGAGGCCGATGCATCTCCCCTGCTGACAGCCGACGACTTAAGGTCAGGGGTCGTGCTCGCGTGTGCCTCCCACGCCAAAGGCGATCTCACGGTGGAGGTTCTGCCCAGGTCGAGAGTGGGCAAGCACCAGATCCTAACGAGGACCGTCGTCGAGGTCTCCAGATCGCTGTCCCCGTGGGTCAGGAAGCGGTCCATAAAGCTCCCGCCGGCTTCCATTTCGGACAACGTGGCAGACCTGGAAAGGCTGTGGCGTGGACTGAAACGGAAGAACATATGCATGCCCCTGGACACCTTGAGGTCGCTACCGGGGACAATCCGGCAAGGGGACTGGAAGGTCACTGCATCGGTTTCCGAACTCGATTTCGCTCATGAGATAACGCGCGTCGAACCGGGGGACAAGACCGGCCGGTTGCTCGGGATTGCCCTAGACATCGGCACCACCACAGTGGTGGTGGAGCTCGTGGACCTGACCGACGGCACCGTTTTGGGCAGCGCTTCTGACTACAACAAGCAAGTGTCGAGAGGGGAGGACGTAATCGCTCGCATGATGTATGCCGAGGAGAAGGGCATGGACGAGCTGACTTCTCTTGTCCGCGGCACAATCAACGAGCGCATCTCGCGCCTCCTCGAAGACGAGACAAAAAGGTCTGGAATCGCGACGGAGCCGGAGGACATCGTCGCCGTGTCGGTGGCTGGCAACACGATCATGAGCCAGCTGTTCGTCGGACTCGAGACACGCAACATCAGGCTCGAGCCGTACGTGCCCGTTGCACATCACATTCCCTGCTTGCACGGGGGCGAGGTGGGGCTGAGGACGAACCCCGCCGCCAAGGTGCTTCTCTTCCCGTCTCGAGCGGGATATGTCGGGGGCGATGTCGTAGCCGATGTGCTCGCGAGCGGGATGCACCGATCGGGGAAGCTAACGCTCCTGATCGATGTCGGGACCAACGGGGAGATAGTGCTTGGAGGAAAGGACTGGATGGTAGCATGCTCGTGCTCCGCGGGCCCCGCATTCGAGGGTGGCGAGGTCTCGTGCGGCATGAGAGCGATGGATGGCGCCATCGACAGAATCCGGGTCAACGACAACTTATCCACATCATACCATGTGCTCGGTGAGAAGACGCCCGCGGGAATCTGCGGTTCAGGCCTTATCGATCTCCTGGCGGAGATGTATGCCAAGGGCATTATAGACCGCAAGGCGAGGATACAGGACGTCGGCGATAGGAGAGTGAGGGGCACGGACTCCGGCCTGGAGTACGTCATCGAATGGAAGAACAAGCTTGGGAAGGGCGCGAGCTCTGACCTCGCCGTGACAGATGCTGACCTCCAGAACCTCCTAAGGACGAAGGCCGCCATCTACGGCGCGTGCTCGGTCCTCCTGAAGAAGACCGAGACCTTCCGGGAACAGGTGGACGGCGTGGTCATCGCCGGAGGTTTCGGGTTCCATCTTGACATCGGAAGAGCCATCTCGATCGGCATGTTCCCGGACCTGCCGCAGAAGAAATACCGGTTCATCGGGAACGGGGCACTCGGGGGAGCACGATTGGCACTCCTGTCAGGGAGAAGAAGGAAGGAGGCCCTCGACATCTTCGACATGATGACCTACTTCGAGCTGAGCGTGGACAATGCGTTCTACAACGAATTCTCAGCCGCGCTCTTCATACCGCACACGGACCTCAGCAGGTTCCCGAGTTCCTCTGGTGGAGCCCATAAGGAGGCCTCGAGCTGA
- a CDS encoding dihydropteroate synthase, whose product MIVVGERINGQFPQVAKAIDARDAKFIQDLARVQAEAGAHYLDINTGPGRDDSAATMAWLVKTVQDVVDVKISIDSPSLKVQQAGIAECKREPMINSTTAEKKRMEKFYPLARDHNAEIVCLTIDEKGIPNTVEGKTELAMLHLATAMDHGIGPEKIYLDPVVLPIAAAQAQCPVLCDAVTNFRLLNTPSPKTIVGLSNISSGAEEKNLLNRTYLAMLLGRGLDAAIVDPNDDELMKVVKASEVLLNQRLYAHSFLRA is encoded by the coding sequence CTGATAGTGGTCGGAGAAAGGATCAACGGTCAATTTCCTCAGGTCGCGAAAGCAATCGATGCCAGGGATGCGAAGTTTATTCAGGACCTCGCAAGGGTCCAGGCGGAGGCCGGGGCTCACTACCTCGATATTAACACAGGTCCCGGTAGGGACGATTCCGCGGCCACTATGGCTTGGCTCGTGAAGACCGTTCAGGATGTCGTGGACGTGAAGATCTCCATCGACTCTCCTAGCCTCAAGGTGCAGCAAGCAGGCATTGCAGAGTGCAAGCGCGAACCTATGATCAACTCGACGACCGCGGAGAAGAAGCGCATGGAGAAGTTCTACCCCCTTGCGAGGGACCACAACGCGGAGATCGTGTGCCTAACGATTGACGAGAAGGGCATCCCGAACACCGTCGAGGGGAAGACGGAGCTGGCGATGCTTCACCTGGCGACCGCAATGGACCACGGCATCGGCCCCGAGAAGATATACCTCGACCCGGTCGTGCTTCCGATCGCCGCTGCACAGGCTCAGTGTCCGGTCCTGTGCGATGCCGTCACCAACTTCAGGTTGCTGAACACTCCCTCGCCGAAGACGATCGTCGGCCTCAGCAACATATCCAGCGGGGCGGAGGAGAAGAACCTCCTGAACAGGACGTACCTCGCAATGCTCTTGGGCAGAGGGCTCGATGCGGCCATAGTGGACCCGAACGACGACGAGCTCATGAAAGTGGTCAAGGCCTCCGAGGTGCTCCTGAACCAGAGGCTCTACGCTCACTCGTTCCTGAGGGCATGA